A window from Gallus gallus isolate bGalGal1 chromosome 5, bGalGal1.mat.broiler.GRCg7b, whole genome shotgun sequence encodes these proteins:
- the CIPC gene encoding CLOCK-interacting pacemaker has product MEMKSLNHHFRMAATESDKDSGYSDGSSECLSAMEHTDSEDVLNTLCWNAEDGPWPCPVTTSGSFPALSPMVVMKNVLVKQGSSSQLQSWTVQPSFEVIPAQPQLVFLHPSIPPPINPHPVGKKRNDSTNYLPILNSYPKIAPQPCKRDHSFDLEERQETSCHKRLCTETSKMENSPVSRSTGLSTSPFAHIPVSFKAPQDSNQQSSSSLMTTGKVSTLPGFHCVSADTPKVPGLASLLPFGALQTAKCTPHENESAAQTTMQSAVWSLPLIPEETCTTPELLLQQQSKCRRFQNTLVVLRRSGLLEITLKTKELIHQNQVTQAELDRLKHQTQLFIEAIKNNAPQSWAELEASLTGSDKANSNLEDSTYPNM; this is encoded by the exons ATGGAAATGAAGAGCTTGAACCATCACTTCAGAATGGCAGCAACTGAATCTGACAAGGACTCCGGATACTCAG ATGGCAGTTCAGAGTGCCTAAGTGCTATGGAGCACACTGACTCTGAGGATGTCCTGAATACATTGTGTTGGAATGCAGAGGATGGGCCTTGGCCTTGCCCCGTGACCACGAGTGGCTCCTTTCCTGCACTTTCTCCTATGGTTGTAATGAAAAATGTTCTAGTAAAGCag GGGAGTTCATCCCAGCTCCAGTCTTGGACTGTCCAACCATCCTTTGAAGTGATTCCAGCTCAGCCACAGCTGGTATTTCTTCACCCATCAATCCCACCTCCCATTAACCCTCACCCTgttgggaaaaagagaaatgattcCACTAACTACCTGCCCATCCTGAACTCTTATCCCAAAATagcaccacagccctgcaaaagagaTCACTCCTTTGATCTAGAGGAACGTCAGGAAACCAGTTGCCATAAACGACTCTGCACAGAAACATCTAAAATGGAGAATTCTCCTGTATCAAGGAGCACAGGTTTGTCTACTAGTCCTTTTGCCCACATACCAGTAAGCTTTAAGGCTCCTCAGGATTCTAACCAGCAAAGTTCTTCAAGTTTGATGACAACTGGAAAAGTGTCAACTCTTCCTGGTTTCCATTGTGTTTCTGCTGACACTCCGAAAGTTCCAGGTTTGGCTTCTCTCTTGCCTTTTGGAGCTCTACAGACAGCAAAGTGCACTCCTCATGAGAATGAGAGTGCAGCGCAAACTACAATGCAGTCTGCGGTGTGGAGCCTGCCATTGATACCAGAAGAGACTTGCACTACCCCTGAGCTGCTTTTGCAACAGCAGAGTAAGTGCAGACGCTTTCAGAATACACTCGTTGTGCTACGCAGGTCAGGATTGCTGGAGATCACTTTAAAAACCAAGGAGCTCATTCATCAGAACCAGGTGACTCAAGCTGAGCTGGACAGGCTGAAACACCAAACACAACTTTTCATAGAGGCAATAAAGAACAATGCTCCACAGTCATGGGCAGAGCTAGAAGCATCTCTAACAGGTTCAGATAAAGCTAATAGCAACCTTGAAGACTCCACTTATCCAAACATGTAG